A region from the Ptychodera flava strain L36383 chromosome 10, AS_Pfla_20210202, whole genome shotgun sequence genome encodes:
- the LOC139142555 gene encoding uncharacterized protein, producing the protein MAVQNWVVDEDLGRIRPNHDFSVKVEPSQNGGQISVQANSANFNWTAPLMATVSSAADVKIETTSTLYQSNVQSMATVAQSQPVTSVYADTRMASADPSWQPPSSGIQNSVPFTSSQQSSTVQPFLHRPGFEIPRSGPLPAVSHFLGNNVGQFQSSTGIMPNYSQSGNNFQNVPQQGSFPPMCQNPGVDNTVGLTPNQTRHDVDREVKQLQDYMAYVPPKLSSSEHSANVMSLAQARVPSTSVVQNTAYQHNVHSSTVSNQQSVTTFADSHVPILNSNVQTTSAHTKVATASWEDGKQQIRQWLQAEQHSNGVQPPSHQPTSFATTGLNQGAVLPPSSIGSGQSNTSMVHSINGNGSTQSNGQLIAAPICHQPPHTTVNPQWTMGTDQVDGNGICYSSASTVLPQTTNMSVTSGQWEVRDRGGEPSIVKRIKTEPEESYANNQEYQTQMFHSIQLQTSNQPMSAGSSSTTVSQYPNPGAASVREGNLNSTSSEYATLTNVPLFADVNPHSAEFTSRPPKTNTTPSTALSNVPSSCHSLTNFHENPAVARTVSSLVSSVQTAGTAQSNVTLPQTYSFGGQGKSQTAIPAPTNKTKRKLPQNMSYISNLNLGDSANNLTIHSKDSAAVKGIPVLSIVSVGAKTVIEYKRAEVRQPHMQITTLKPGARIDNDEVPGIVMGDPQQKAATMVQDSQIINPSNTMAAPQRKRPKTVRCMLDERLTKDGTGDMSQGTGECRTDQNKNNSTSCQYCSEVFSSLAVALEHEKLHHHNVVFPATQQIQTRPDSETGSRTTNRKKSSGSQHRKLSDLIVKLKALRQGQEKKVEASRARTSGRKKKTRKMVKHTVVRRKSEVVDSFQENIPGDQIFIKQEPETQGYEDAGDRDVLERRLRGNSCQDGIESSHIDNSTIDKGIKYTECNDIVQKEKTVVRSDDLRRKNQSPRSISNQRKIVDFFVRQGLESNSCQNLLIGSECCRDDNDEYGEKPRFKNDPSRVQSSNVDRLLSQSVSCEGQVSDDKYQNFSECAGEGDKIEMNSALTVYSLHDKSISGLPIFSIVPTGDKNHERVLEFVGIHGQDFPTHSSNTDDQGRHSLQTHQPMRGDGSLSTGSLNTAPLQGSESQVFQTCTAKQQNNEHGKMNSGISNTLNNSKESSGDVTDYANSLTDSGLGLIKYRTITEQMLNYNASVGEYLPSVKECLSSSMNIILV; encoded by the exons atggcggtcCAAAATTGGGTAGTTGATGAAGACTTGGGCAGAATTCGCCCAAACCACGACTTCTCAG TCAAAGTTGAGCCTAGTCAGAATGGTGGGCAAATCAGTGTGCAGGCAAACAGTGCAAATTTCAACTGGACGGCTCCGTTGATGGCCACAGTGAGTAGCGCTGCCGATGTGAAGATTGAAACCACTTCAACTCTGTATCAAAGCAATGTACAGAGCATGGCGACAGTGGCACAGAGTCAGCCGGTGACTTCGGTATACGCAGACACCAGAATGGCATCCGCAGATCCCTCGTGGCAGCCACCTTCTAGCGGCATCCAGAACTCGGTGCCGTTCACCTCTAGCCAGCAGAGCTCGACAGTCCAGCCTTTCCTACACAGGCCAGGCTTTGAAATTCCCAGATCTGGTCCTCTGCCGGCAGTTAGCCACTTTCTAGGGAACAACGTTGGACAGTTCCAATCCAGCACTGGTATTATGCCGAATTACTCTCAGTCCGGTAACAATTTCCAGAACGTGCCCCAGCAGGGAAGCTTCCCACCAATGTGTCAGAATCCCGGTGTTGACAATACAGTGGGACTGACTCCAAATCAGACAAGACATGATGTAGACCGTGAAGTCAAGCAATTGCAAGACTACATGGCTTATGTGCCGCCGAAGCTCAGCAGTTCAGAGCATTCTGCCAATGTGATGTCTCTCGCTCAAGCAAGAGTACCGTCAACGTCAGTTGTTCAGAATACAGCCTATCAGCACAATGTCCACAGTAGCACAGTCTCAAATCAGCAGTCTGTCACCACTTTTGCTGATAGCCACGTGCCCATCCTCAACTCAAACGTACAGACCACCAGCGCCCACACAAAGGTGGCAACGGCTTCATGGGAGGATGGTAAACAACAGATTCGACAGTGGCTGCAAGCTGAGCAGCACAGTAATGGCGTGCAGCCTCCGTCGCACCAGCCAACAAGCTTTGCTACCACTGGTTTGAATCAAGGCGCAGTTTTACCGCCCAGCAGCATAGGCAGTGGTCAGTCCAACACATCCATGGTGCACTCCATCAATGGAAATGGAAGCACTCAGAGTAACGGCCAGCTCATCGCAGCACCCATCTGCCATCAGCCACCACACACGACAGTTAACCCACAGTGGACCATGGGAACAGACCAGGTCGACGGCAATGGTATCTGCTACTCCAGTGCGTCAACGGTTCTCCCGCAAACGACAAACATGTCTGTGACCAGCGGGCAGTGGGAGGTGAGAGACCGGGGCGGGGAGCCCTCTATAGTCAAGAGAATTAAGACAGAACCTGAGGAATCATATGCAAACAACCAAGAATACCAGACTCAAATGTTTCACTCCATCCAGCTGCAAACAAGCAACCAGCCGATGTCTGCAGGTAGCTCCTCAACGACTGTATCACAGTATCCCAACCCAGGGGCTGCCAGCGTCAGGGAGGGAAATCTAAACTCAACCAGCTCAGAATATGCAACTCTGACCAATGTACCACTCTTTGCAGATGTCAACCCCCACAGCGCCGAATTCACCAGCAGACCTCCCAAGACAAACACCACACCCAGTACTGCCTTGAGTAATGTTCCGTCTTCTTGCCACAGCCTCACAAACTTTCATGAGAACCCTGCTGTAGCAAGGACTGTTAGTTCTTTAGTCAGCTCCGTGCAGACTGCTGGAACAGCGCAGTCAAACGTGACTCTACCACAAACATACAGCTTTGGTGGTCAGGGCAAGTCTCAGACTGCAATTCCTGCacccaccaacaaaaccaaaaggAAACTGCCTCAGAATATGTCCTACATTAGCAACTTAAACCTTGGTGACAGTGCAAACAATTTGACAATCCATTCCAAGGACTCGGCAGCAGTCAAAGGAATACCGGTACTGTCTATTGTATCTGTGGGAGCCAAGACTGTGATAGAGTACAAACGGGCTGAGGTGAGGCAACCCCATATGCAGATCACTACGTTGAAGCCAGGAGCCAGAATAGACAATGATGAGGTCCCTGGCATTGTGATGGGTGATCCACAACAGAAGGCTGCCACCATGGTCCAGGATTCGCAGATAATCAACCCTTCAAACACGATGGCTGCCCCACAGCGGAAGAGACCCAAAACAGTGAGATGTATGCTAGATGAAAGGTTAACTAAAGACGGTACCGGTGACATGAGTCAAGGTACAGGCGAATGCAGAACAgatcagaacaaaaataattccaCTTCGTGCCAGTATTGTTCAGAGGTGTTCTCTAGCCTAGCAGTGGCTCTAGAGCATGAGAAACTGCATCACCACAATGTGGTATTTCCTGCAACTCAACAAATTCAG ACCCGACCAGATAGTGAAACTGGATCAAGAACTACCAACCGCAAAAAATCTTCTGGAAGCCAACACAGGAAGCTTTCTGATCTCATCGTGAAGCTGAAAGCTTTGCGGCAGGGACAGGAGAAGAAAGTTGAAGCTTCAAGAGCTAGAACCAGCGGAAGGAAAAAGAAGACACGGAAGATGGTTAAACACACTGTTGTACGCAGAAAATCTGAAGTAGTGGATAGTTTCCAGGAAAATATTCCTGGTGATCAAATTTTTATAAAGCAGGAGCCGGAGACCCAAGGATACGAAGATGCAGGTGATAGAGATGTATTGGAACGTAGACTAAGAGGAAACTCTTGCCAAGATGGCATTGAGAGTAGTCATATAGATAACAGTACTATTGATAAAGGAATAAAGTACACCGAATGTAATGACATTGTACAAAAAGAGAAAACTGTGGTACGAAGTGATGATCTGAGAAGAAAAAATCAGAGTCCAAGAAGTATCAGTAATCAGAGAAAGATTGTAGACTTCTTTGTGAGGCAAGGTCTAGAAAGCAACAGTTGTCAGAATCTTTTAATTGGTAGTGAGTGCTGTAGGGATGATAATGATGAATACGGTGAAAAGCCACGATTTAAGAATGACCCTAGCAGAGTTCAGAGTTCAAATGTCGACAGATTGCTCAGCCAGAGTGTCAGCTGTGAAGGTCAAGTTTCTGACGACAAGTACCAAAATTTTTCAGAATGTGCAGGTGAAGGAGACAAGATTGAGATGAACAGCGCTCTGACAGTTTACTCTCTACATGACAAGTCTATCAGTGGGCTCCCTATCTTTTCTATCGTCCCCACCGGTGACAAAAACCATGAGAGGGTCTTGGAGTTTGTTGGCATCCATGGACAAGATTTTCCGACACACAGTAGCAACACTGATGACCAGGGCAGACATTCCCTTCAGACACACCAACCAATGCGTGGGGATGGGAGTCTGTCCACAGGATCTTTGAACACTGCCCCTCTGCAGGGATCAGAAAGTCAGGTGTTCCAAACATGCACAGCAAAACAGCAAAATAATGAACACGGAAAGATGAATTCTGGTATTAGTAATACATTAAATAATAGCAAAGAGTCCTCAGGTGACGTAACAGATTATGCAAATAGCTTAACAGACAGTGGGTTAGGATTGATAAAATATAGAACCATCACAGAACAGATGTTGAACTATAATGCCAGTGTAGGAGAGTATTTACCCAGTGTGAAAGAATGTTTATCCAGTTCAATGAACATCATCCTAGTGTAG